The Flavobacterium johnsoniae UW101 genomic interval TGCTGTGTTTGTTGGAAGTCCCAAATAGGCAGTTCCGCCAAAATACAAATACTGTTCTTGGTCAATTTCAATAACTCGATCAGGAAATTTTTCGACTTTCATTTTACAGCAGTGTAACTCCCGTTCCGTTTAAATTAGAATAACTTACAACACCGTCTTTTATGGTTACGCCCGTTGCAATATCTTCTGCCAAAAGTAACGCGCCGTCCATATCTACATAATCCAATTGAGGCAGTAAGTGAGCAATGGCAGAAATTCCGACAGTAGATTCGGTCATACAGCCCACCATTGTTCTTAATCCTAGTTTTTTTGCTTCTTCAATCATACGTTTTCCAGGTGTTAAACCGCCGCATTTTACGAGTTTTACATTCACACCATGAAAATGATTGAAACATTTTGCTACATCTTCTTCAATAATACAGCTTTCGTCTGCAATTACAGGAAGAACAGAATGTTTAAAAACTTCTTTATGACCTTCCCAATTGTCGGCTTTCATAGGCTGTTCTAGAAATTCAACACCTAGTTTTTTTAGTTCAACCGAATTATTGATGGTTTCTTCAACTCCCCAGCCGCAGTTGGCATCGATTCTAAAAACGGCATTCGTGTGTTTTCGAAGCTCTTTTACAATTTCTATATCTTCTTTAGTTCCCAGTTTGATTTTATATATCGGCCAGGGAAGCTCCTGCATTTTAGAAACCATTTTATCGATAGAAGCAATTCCGATGGTGTAATCTGTCATTGGATTTCTTTCGGTTGTATAGTTCCATAATTCGTAAAGTTTTTTGCCTTTTTTGCGGGCATACAAATCATTGTAAGCAAGGTCTAATGCGCACAAAGCAAACATATCATTTTTTAGATATGGATGAATTTTAGCCCAAAATACATCGGGTGTTTCATTCTCTGTATCTTCAATAATGCTTCTTATTTTTTCTAAATCCTGCATCATCATCGGAACTGTGATGTTGTAATACGGGTTTGATGTAGCTTCTCCAAAACCCGAAAATCCTTCACTTTGAAGTTCAACAATCAGCGAAGGCTGAAAATCAATTGATTCTCTTGAAATGGTAAAAGTATGTTTTAGTTTGAGATTGTATTCTCTTAAAATAAGTTTCATGGTTTAATGCTTGTTTTTTGTTTTTTTGAAAAATAGAATTCTAACTCTTTTTTATAGACATTTTTACGCCAATGCCTGTTTGTAAATCTGGTGCATTATCTAAATTTAAATCTTCCCGAAGATACACAAAATAAGAAAATCGCTTCGTAGAATAAGTACAAATTGCGCTCCATCCTTCTAAATCTTCATATAAATGGGAAATTGTTTTCTGCCAATGCGTATTTACCCTTTCTCCGGTTAAAACAATATAATCTATGTCGCTTTTTTTATTATAAGAATTTTGGAAATTGTAATTGATTCCATAAGAAATGTGATTGCTGTTCCTAAGTTTTACTTTGTAATTAATCAAACCTTCAAAACTGCATAAAAAATCCTGATTACTGAGATTTACGCCATTTCCGTATTCAAAAATATGCTGGCGTAAAACTCCGGCACTTAAACCAAAACTTAGAATATTTTTATCTTTAATAATCATTTTTTTTATGATAGAAGATGAAATTCCAAAATCGGCAGCAGGATTGTATCTCGAAGTATTAATGCCTAACTGCGCTCCAAAATTTAGATAAATATGATGTTTTTCATTCATTTCCAGTTTTGGATAATAAGTATAATTAATATCAACTCCCGGAATTGTAAAATTATTGTTGTCCATTTTTAGAACCTTTCCGTTCTCATCTTTATATACTATTCCGGCTTTGTTTATACCATAATGATATCTTGAAAACGGGTCTTTTCCGCCGGCAATATTGCGATGAAACCACTCGATCGATTCATCAGAAGTAAAAACCGAAAAAGGATATTTACCTCGGTCCAGTGAGTTGGCACGAAGAATGAAATTGAGTTCATGATTAACGGTAAGCGGTAATGTAAAATTGAATCGGTAGGATCGAATAACACCATCGGCCTCAAACTCTTTGATTTTAGAAGGAGATTTATTTAAGTCAAAAGCAAATTCACGAACGTGCCATGGAAGATTTTTGGAATTTTCCCGATCAACAGGATCTGTTAATTCGTATGATTTTACATAAGGCAATACGACATTTCCACTCGAAACTTCAAATGAAAAGGAATATTTTTCAGTATTCCGAACATTGAAATTATGATTTAATCTCGAAATGTAAATTCCAAAAGGATGTGTTGAAAGTGTATTGGGTTTTATGATATCAGATGAATTTTCCAATTCTTCATTCCAAAAATCAGCTTTGTTTGATTGTGCTGCAGAAAAACAATTGACAAGTAAAAAGAGAAAAAAGAGTAAATGATATTTCATTTCAGATTTTAAAAATTTTGATAAATCTAATAAATTTTAAAAAGATTAGATTGGTTAATTTTTAAAAAATGAAATGTTTTTAACTTTTTTAAAATAAGCTTTTTAAGGTAATTGTTCCTGTAGTTTTTTAATGTCGTCACGAAGCTTGGCAGCCTGCATAAAGTCTAATTCTTTTGCTGCTTTTTCCATAGATTTTCGTTTCTCGCGAATTAGTTTTTCCAGATCAGCTTTTGATAAATAAGCTGTTTCCGGTTCGGCTGCAGCAGGCAGTGTGTGACCTAATTCGTATTCTACCAAAGGATTTTTGGTAAATGCGCTGTCGATTTTTTTATTTAAAGCCTGAGGCGTTATATTATTTTCAACGTTAAAATTAATTTGTTTTGTTCTGCGATAATTGGTTTCGTCAATTGTTCTCTGCATACTGGCTGTAATTTTATCAGCATACATAATTGCTTTACCATTTAAGTTACGTGCAGCACGACCAATAGTTTGGGTTAAAGAACGATGATTTCTTAAGAAACCTTCTTTATCAGCGTCTAAAATAGCAACAAGAGAAACCTCCGGCAAATCTAAACCTTCACGAAGTAAGTTAACACCAATTAAAACATCAAAAATACCTTTTCGTAAATCCTGCATGATTTCGATACGTTCTAAAGTATCTACTTCAGAATGGATGTAACGACAGCGAATGCTGACTTTTGTTAGATATTTAGCTAATTCTTCGGCCATTCTTTTGGTTAAAGTAGTTACTAAAACTCTTTCGTCTAATTCGCATCGAACCTGAATTTCCTCAATTAAATCATCAATTTGATTTAAACTCGGACGAACTTCGATAACTGGATCTAACAGTCCAGTTGGTCGAATAATCTGTTCGACATAAATACCATCCGATTTTTGTAGTTCATAATCGGCAGGAGTTGCAGAAACGTAAATTACCTGATTTTGCAATGCTTCAAACTCTTCAAATTTCAAAGGTCGGTTGTCCATTGCAGCTGGTAATCTAAAACCATATTCAACAAGATTTTCTTTACGGCTGCGATCGCCTCCATACATGGCATGAACTTGGGAAACGGTTACGTGGCTTTCATCAACAACCATTAAATAATCACTTGGAAAATAATCCAGAAGACAGAAAGGTCTGGTTCCGGCTTGTCTTCCGTCAAGATAGCGTGAGTAATTTTCAATTCCGGAACAATATCCTAATTCGCGAATCATTTCTAAATCGAAATTGGTTCTTTCTTCCAGACGTTTGGCTTCTAAATGTTTGCCTATTTCTTTAAAATAATCTACTTGTTTTACTAAATCCTGCTGAATTTCCCAGATTGCACCTTGTAAAACTTCTGGAGAAGTCACAAACATATTGGCGGGGTAAATAGTCAGCCTTTTAAATTTTTCAATAACCTGCGAAGTCTTGGCGTCAAAAGATTCTATTTCTTCGATTTCATCACCAAAAAAGTGAACTCTGTAAGCATCATCTGCATAACTTGGATAGATTTCAACTGTATCACCTTTAATTCTAAAAGTTCCCGGATTAAAATCAGCTTCAGTTCTGGCATATAAACTCTGCACCAGACTGTGAAGTAATTTGGTTCTTGAAATAACCTGATCTCGGGTAATTTCGATTACATTCTTTTTAAATTCGACAGGGTTTCCAATACCGTATAAACAAGAAACCGATGCAACAACCAAAACATCACGACGTCCTGAAAGAAGGGAAGAAGTAGTGCTTAAACGCATCTTTTCGAGCTCTTCATTGATAGATAAATCTTTTTCAATAAAAACTCCCGTTACGGGCATAAAAGCTTCTGGCTGATAATAGTCGTAGTAAGAAACGAAGTATTCAACGGCATTATTTGGAAAAAACTGTTTGAATTCTGAATACAGCTGCGCCGCCAAAGTTTTGTTGTGTGCCAAAACCAGTGTAGGGCGCTGTACTTCCTGAATAACATTTGCTACAGTAAAAGTTTTACCAGATCCTGTAACTCCTAATAAAGTTTGATATTTTTCTCCGTCGACTACACCCTGCGCCAGTTTTTGTATGGCTTGAGGCTGATCTCCTTTTGGACTATAATCTGAAGTTACTTGGAAACTCATTTGTTACTGATGAAAAATTAGTTTTGTAAAGATACAAAGTTTGGATGCTATTCTAAAAAATTAATAACGGCATCATTTGTAATTTTAGGCTGATCGATTGTTAAAAAATGCCCTGCATCTTTTATGATTTTTGTTTTGCTGTTTGCTAAATATTTTTGTGCACGTTCTAAACTTTCTTCTGAATTAATAACGTCTTTATCGCCAATTATAACCAAAACCGGATTTTGTATTAATAAAAGTTCTTTATCTGAAAAAGGATGCATTTTAAGCATACTAGAGTTTGATTTTGCATATTTATTGGCCAGATAAAATTGTCTTTTATAAACTGGACTTATTTTTTCGGGATGAGTTGAAAATGTAGAAAGTGTTTTTCCGAATTTTTTTTCACTAGGAAAAAGTTTCAGCATTAAAGCAGAAGTTGTTTTGCCGACTTTATCAATAAATTTGAATGTCTGCGCCGGACTCAATAGAACAATTTTATCAATTGAATTTGGTTTTTGAGTGGCTAATAAGGTTGCGATCCAGCCGCCTCTTGATGCGCCTATAATGTCAAATTTCTTGAGTTTGTAATAGCTGAAAATTTCGTTGTAATAAACCAGAATATCTTCTGATGAAAGTGGTTTTGCCGTTAAGTGCGATTTATTGGGTTCCATTATAAAATCGATAGCATAAATGCGATGATTTTTGGCTAAAACCTTAATGTTTGGATACCACATTGTAGAGCTGGCATCCATTCCATGTAGTAATACTAAATCTTTTCCGTTTTTTGGACCTGCAATGATTACATGAGCTGTTCCAAAACTGGTTTTGACATCTTCTTCAGTATATGGAATTTCCCAAAGTTTTAAGGACTTGTTATAAGCGGTTTGGTATTTTTGTTCTTCGCTTTTAGTTTTAAAAACATAATCTTCAAATTTTGCTTTTTTGGAAGCGCAGCTTGTGACTAAGAATAATACAATAAATAGGCGGGAATATAGTTTTAGCATGGTGATAAAATTCTGATTTTAACTTTAAAGTTACGATTATCGTAAGCGATTAATGTATCAGAATTTTATTTTAAAGTATCATAATTTTAAGATTGTTCTCTTTTTGATGTCAAATAATACACTTGCACCAAAGCTAAAATAGCATTTGGAATAATTACAGGTAAAAGCCATTGGTTTACATCTCTATAATCATTTAAAAAAATACCATAGATAACAAAACAAATACAGCCAAACATATTAATGAATCGAATGGTTCTGAGGTTTTTCAGCATAAAACCACCTACAATAAAAACAGATGCGAGATAACCTATATATTCTGCCATAATCTTGATTTTAAATAGTTGATACTAAATGTAGCAAAACCAAATTATAAAATCAATATTTTGTATTGAAAATCAAGTGTTTGGGTTTAGGGGGTGTATAAAATATAATTATACTTTTTTAGGATTTCGACTCGTATGTCGAATTCTTAATATGTGAATCTCTTTAGGTGTAATTTTATAAGTTATTCTATAACTATAAACTTCATAAGCACGATAAGTTCCATCATTAGAAGTTTTCATTTCGTCCAGTTCATAAATTTCCCAGCTGGTACTTAAAATAGTTACAGAATTGTAAATGGTATCGATTACTTTGTTCGGAATATTTCTGCTTTTAGTTTCTTTAAATAAATAGAAGTAAATTTTTTCAAGTTGATTTTGAGCAGTTTTTGACCAAATTATTTCTTTTTCCATTGCTCAATTTTACTCTTAACTTCATTATGGGAATAATAGTTACCACTTTGAATGTCTTCTTCGGCAACTTTTAAATCTTCATTATACTGTTCTGAATAAATTTTAGGAGAAGAAGTTTTACGGCTGTCCAAAATTGTTTTTAATGCTGATAAAAATGTATCATCATCAATCTTTTCAATTTCAGAAATTAGAATATTTTTAAGCTCAAGAGTGTTCATAATTGAATAATTTCATCGAAGTTACAAAACAAAACCTAATATAAGCGTTTTGAAATTCTTAAAATTTCCAAGACTTTTGTTCCGTATTGTTTAAAAAGCTCCATGCCACAATGCGGCTGTTTTTCTGTCCTTGTGACATTTCAATTGTTTTAACTGAAACGGCATTTACCTTTTTTAGGGTTTTATATATAGAGGAAAGATTTTCTTTTTTAGAAACCAATGTTGTAAACCACAAAACTTGCGAAGCATATTTGACACTTTCATAAATCATTTGTGTAATGAAGCCAATTTCACCTCCATTGCACCACAATTCTGCATTTTGACCTCCAAAGTTTAGAACAGGATTTGTGTTTTTCTTTTCTTTTGGATTTAAATTCGAAACTTTTCTGGAAGTGCTTTTGTTTGCTTCTTCTGCCGATGCATGAAAAGGCGGATTACACATAGTGAATGTAAAACGATCTTCGGGAATTATAATGTTTTTGAAAATAAACCGAGGTTCTGTCTGCTGTTGTAAACTTACAGCATCAATTAATCTTGGGTTTGCTTCGATAATTTTGCTGGCATTTTCAATCGAGGTTTTGTAAATGTCTGTTGCAACAAAACTCCAATTATAAATAGAATTTCCTAATATCGGATAGATTAAATTGGCACCTGTTCCTATATCAAGTCCCATAACAGAATTGCCTTCTGGAATTTTTCCATTATTTGTTTCTGCTAATAAATCTGCTAGATAGTGAATATAATCAGCGCGTCCGGGAATGGGCGGGCAGAGGTAATTTTTAGGAATATCCCAGTTTTGAATATCATAATAAGTTTGCAGTAAAGCTTTATTTAAAGTTTTTACAGCAAGCGGATTACTGAAATCAACGGTTTCGATTCCGTGTTTGTTTATTGAAATAAAAGCCTTTAATTCGGGACAATTAGAAATAAGAAGTTCAAAATCATATCGGGAACGATGAAGATTTCTAGGATGTAAATTGTCTTTTTGAGAATTGTTTTCTGCTTTCATTTAGATTTATTTCAGTGCAAAGATAGATATTCCTTTTTTCAAGAAAGCTCCGAAGGAGCGTAATATTTATAGGTATTTAATTTAGGGTTAAATAAAAGCTCCAGCGGAGCGACATCTATATTGTGTATCACCCCGCTGGGCTTTAATTAATGCAAGATATTATTTCGTCCCGTTAGGACTTTTTATTTTTTAAGGCTTTTAATCAAAACATTCCATTAGCAGTAAATCGCCATTTGAATGAGAAATAGTAACAAGACCATCTTTTTCAACAGAATTACTGCTTCCGGTTCTATACCCCATGGTTAAGGTGTCATTTTGCAGAGGATATTCTAAGTTGGTTGAATAAATACCATTTACAACCCCAATTGGAATCAATGAAATAGGTGTTTTTGCTGTATACCATTTTTCAAATTTCGTTGGAAGAAGGAAAATCTTAGAATGATCGTCGAGAATTACAATTTTTATTAAATCACGGTAACGAACAATATTCGTAAGGTTTGTAATTGTATGATCGGCACGTTTTCCTGTTGCCCAGACTACATTTACGGCAGGGATTTTTCTTTTAACCAAATAATCAAAAGCTTTCTCTAAATCGGTTTTGTCCTGATCCGGTGTATGAACAATTTCGATAGGATATTGTGAAGTTTTATACACTTCCGGATCGAAACCGCGGTCAAAATCTCCCAGAAGCACATCGACTTTAATTCCTAATTCAATTACCCTTTCAATGGCAGAGTCTAACACTATAACAAGCGGAGACCATTCTAGCAATTGGCCTAATAATTCGGGATTACAGGCAGCTCCATTGGCAATTATTAAAGCAGGTTCCTGATCGTCGCGTACAATATGGTGTGAAGACATTTAGAGTTGATTTTAAATATGCTGCAAATGTACGAAAGTTATGGGCTTTGACAGGTATCAGTTCACTTAATTGACTTTAAAAGCTACTGCATCAACTTCTATCTGCATATTGTCGAGAGCTAATCTTGGAACTGGGATTAAGGTACTGGCAGGAAAAGGTTTGGTTTTCCATGTTCTGCCAATTTCTTCTTCCCAAATTTTTAGTTTTTCTGAGGAATGATCGACTATTAGAACTGTAATTTTCATCACATTTTCTGGCTTTAGCTGATAACTGTTTAAAATCGTTGTCAGGTTTTTTAAAGCCGTTTGAACTTGCTCTCTAAAGTCTGGACTTAAAATATGTTCTTTGCCTAAACCACCGCTCTGACCTGAAATATAAACCAGTTCTCCAGGTGTTTTTACAGAAGATGCATGACTGAAACCATAAGGAGTGGGATTAAATAAAGAATCAGGATTTTTAAAAGTTTGCGCTTTTGTCTGGAATGTGAAAACGCATAATAAAAGGGAAATTAAATGTTTCATGTTTTAAAAATTAAAATTAAGAATACAAAGGTTTCGTAATTCTAATTTTTAAAACATTTACATATGTTGAGGTTTTGCTGTTTTAGCAGTTTTTTTGTCTACAAGATTAATCAAGAAGTCTTCTGTGATAATTTATCTGCCCTAAATGATAGCCTAAATGTGCAGCAAGATGAACTAAGAAAAATCCGGTTGTCATTTCTTTTTCAAAAACAATCTGCGAATAAACTGCCGTTAAATCATCTTCGGTTAAAGAATCCAGTGCATTGTTTACAACTAAAATGGTGTCTTCAATTTTTTGGATTAATTCTGATCTCGGCACATCTTTTAGAGAAAATTCTAAAGGACGGTTTCTAATATATCCTGTTTTTCCAATTTCGGCTCCAATGTAAGTATTGATGTTTCCAATTAAATGCAGGCAAAGATTACCGCCAGAATTAGAAATGTTTTTTTCAATGTCCCAAATGTGGTTTTCGTATTCATACGATTCAATTTCGAATTTCAATTTATTTAAATCTCTATTAAAAAGTATTTTTAGTGTTTCGATTAACATGTTTTTTAGATGAAAGTTAAGAAGAATAATTCACTGCCAGGAAAATCAATCTCTGTTTTTTATAGGGATCCATATTTCTTCTTCAGAGTCTGGATCATCTTTTTTGTATTTATGATCCATTACGGCAAAATGCGGTCTGTTATCAACAGTATATTTTGAATTTGGAAGCCATTCTGTAAAAATAGGATGATAGGTTTTGTGCGCTTCTGAGGCTGGCCCGTAATGAACAAAAACGGCATATAAGCCATCCGGAACAATTAAAGTTTCCAGGTTTTCTGGAATAGTATCTAAATTTTGGACTTCAACGGCGGCCCATTTTTGAAATGTTTTAGAAGGATCAAAATTGTCAAAATGATCTAAAGTATAAACCTCAAGCGAATACAAATTATCGTCAATAGTATTTTTGATATTCTTACGGCTGGGCATAAAACTGCTCCATAATTCAAATGTTTTATTTTCTATAAAAGACATTTCAATATGTTTTCCGATGAGTTTTTTTTCGCTCAAAGTCTCAATTCTAGCTTCCATATTTCTATTGTATTGTGAATTTTTTTGTTTGTTTTTCGCTTAATGAAAAATACCCTAACGGATAATTTGCTTTGTCTGTTGTATTGATAATATTTCCTTTTACAGTTGCAGGAGGAGATTGAAACGGTCCGCCGGTATTACTGCCGGCAATACTTACTAAAATGCTCATGTAATTGTAGTATTGTTTTGAAATGCCAATGTGAGTAATTTCAATTTCATCGCCAGGTTTTAGATCATCATCATCTGAAACGCTGAAAAATTCATTTCCCTGAAAAAACTTATCTTCATCTACATAATAATTCGAAGTTATTTTGTTAGAATATAGATATTTATACAAATAGAAATTGTCTTCATCTGGCGGATCATTATAATACGCTCTTACTTCGATATCTTTTCCGGTAAATCCTCCTTCATTATTTTGTTCAATTCTGGTAATTGGCGCTACAGATTTTAATATTTCTGCTGCAGTATAAGTATATCCGCCGCTGGTTACAGTTAAGGTGTATGTTTCGTTAATTTTTGGAATAAAATCATTGCATATATAACGGCCGGTTTTTTGAATTTCAATAAAATTAAACTGCTTGCCGCTGCTGTTTTTTATATAAACTACTGCTCCGGAAACTGTTGGAATTGTATTTTCGAAATAACCAGTTGTTGTTGTTAATTTTATAACCTGTTGTTTTCCCGTTGTTCCTTTCTCCCAATTTATTGCTGCTTCGATCACTAGTTTTGGAGGTGCAGTGTCGAGATCAACATCGACAACATCTTCACAACTAATGAAGAAAGATGAGGAAAGTAAGACGATTAATAAAACTACTTTTTTCATATTGTATTAATTTTCACTTGTGAAAAATTGTGTTTAAAATTTAAAATTGTAACTAACTGCAGGCACTATACCAAATATTGAAAATCGTACAGCTTCGTTTATTCCTGTGTCAGAATTCTGCCTGAAATTAATAGAAGCAGCGTTACTTCGGTTATATAAATTATAAATACTGAAAACCCATTCGCCTTTCCAGTTTCGGTCTTTATTTTTTCTTGGTGTTAAAGTTGCCGAAATATCTAAATGGTGATAAGCAGGAAGACGATTCTCATTTCGTAAACCGTAACTTGGAACTGTAATTCCTAAGTATTCATACTGCCCGTTTGGATACGTAACCGGCTGTCCGGATTGTAAAACAAAGTTAGCGCCAAATGACCATTTTTCATTTAAATTATAAGCAGATGTTACAGCCAGATTATGCGTTTTATCGTAAGCAGAACTGTACCATTGACCATCATTAATTCCAATTTCTTCAGGAGTTCTTCCCGGTGTCTGCTGTTCAGATCTTGATAAAGTATAAGAAATCCAGCCGTTGAATTTTCCAGTGTTTTTCTTCACCATAATTTCTAGACCGTAAGCACGCATTCTTCCGTTTAAAATTACCTGCTCGATAGCATTATTTGCAATTAAATCGGCACCGTCTATATAATCCAGCCTGTTTTGAATTTTTTTGTAAAAAGTTTCAACTTCAAGTGAATAATCTCCTCCTTTAATATTTCGGAAATATCCTAAAGCTACCTGATCTGCTATCTGTGGTTTGATGTAATTATCGCTTGGCATCCAGACATCCAGCGGAGTAGGAGATGAGGTGTTTGAAATTAATTGAAGATATTGCGCCATTCGATTATAACTCGCTTTTATTGACTGATCTTCATTTAATTGATACGATATGGCAAGTCGCGGTTCTAGATTATTATAATCCTGAATTACTTTATTCTTACCAAAATATTTCGTTGAAGCAGGAGTTCCTTTTTCATAAATCTGCATATCAGAATTAAAAACAACAGGACTATTATTGTCATAATAATTAACAGTTGACGAACCCAAACGATAAAATAAACTGTATCGTAAACCGTAAGCAACCGTAATTTTTTTAGAAAGCTGATTTTCGGCATCTAAGTAAACCGAAGG includes:
- a CDS encoding dipeptide epimerase — translated: MKLILREYNLKLKHTFTISRESIDFQPSLIVELQSEGFSGFGEATSNPYYNITVPMMMQDLEKIRSIIEDTENETPDVFWAKIHPYLKNDMFALCALDLAYNDLYARKKGKKLYELWNYTTERNPMTDYTIGIASIDKMVSKMQELPWPIYKIKLGTKEDIEIVKELRKHTNAVFRIDANCGWGVEETINNSVELKKLGVEFLEQPMKADNWEGHKEVFKHSVLPVIADESCIIEEDVAKCFNHFHGVNVKLVKCGGLTPGKRMIEEAKKLGLRTMVGCMTESTVGISAIAHLLPQLDYVDMDGALLLAEDIATGVTIKDGVVSYSNLNGTGVTLL
- the uvrB gene encoding excinuclease ABC subunit UvrB — translated: MSFQVTSDYSPKGDQPQAIQKLAQGVVDGEKYQTLLGVTGSGKTFTVANVIQEVQRPTLVLAHNKTLAAQLYSEFKQFFPNNAVEYFVSYYDYYQPEAFMPVTGVFIEKDLSINEELEKMRLSTTSSLLSGRRDVLVVASVSCLYGIGNPVEFKKNVIEITRDQVISRTKLLHSLVQSLYARTEADFNPGTFRIKGDTVEIYPSYADDAYRVHFFGDEIEEIESFDAKTSQVIEKFKRLTIYPANMFVTSPEVLQGAIWEIQQDLVKQVDYFKEIGKHLEAKRLEERTNFDLEMIRELGYCSGIENYSRYLDGRQAGTRPFCLLDYFPSDYLMVVDESHVTVSQVHAMYGGDRSRKENLVEYGFRLPAAMDNRPLKFEEFEALQNQVIYVSATPADYELQKSDGIYVEQIIRPTGLLDPVIEVRPSLNQIDDLIEEIQVRCELDERVLVTTLTKRMAEELAKYLTKVSIRCRYIHSEVDTLERIEIMQDLRKGIFDVLIGVNLLREGLDLPEVSLVAILDADKEGFLRNHRSLTQTIGRAARNLNGKAIMYADKITASMQRTIDETNYRRTKQINFNVENNITPQALNKKIDSAFTKNPLVEYELGHTLPAAAEPETAYLSKADLEKLIREKRKSMEKAAKELDFMQAAKLRDDIKKLQEQLP
- a CDS encoding alpha/beta fold hydrolase yields the protein MLKLYSRLFIVLFLVTSCASKKAKFEDYVFKTKSEEQKYQTAYNKSLKLWEIPYTEEDVKTSFGTAHVIIAGPKNGKDLVLLHGMDASSTMWYPNIKVLAKNHRIYAIDFIMEPNKSHLTAKPLSSEDILVYYNEIFSYYKLKKFDIIGASRGGWIATLLATQKPNSIDKIVLLSPAQTFKFIDKVGKTTSALMLKLFPSEKKFGKTLSTFSTHPEKISPVYKRQFYLANKYAKSNSSMLKMHPFSDKELLLIQNPVLVIIGDKDVINSEESLERAQKYLANSKTKIIKDAGHFLTIDQPKITNDAVINFLE
- a CDS encoding type II toxin-antitoxin system RelE/ParE family toxin encodes the protein MEKEIIWSKTAQNQLEKIYFYLFKETKSRNIPNKVIDTIYNSVTILSTSWEIYELDEMKTSNDGTYRAYEVYSYRITYKITPKEIHILRIRHTSRNPKKV
- the rlmF gene encoding 23S rRNA (adenine(1618)-N(6))-methyltransferase RlmF, with the translated sequence MKAENNSQKDNLHPRNLHRSRYDFELLISNCPELKAFISINKHGIETVDFSNPLAVKTLNKALLQTYYDIQNWDIPKNYLCPPIPGRADYIHYLADLLAETNNGKIPEGNSVMGLDIGTGANLIYPILGNSIYNWSFVATDIYKTSIENASKIIEANPRLIDAVSLQQQTEPRFIFKNIIIPEDRFTFTMCNPPFHASAEEANKSTSRKVSNLNPKEKKNTNPVLNFGGQNAELWCNGGEIGFITQMIYESVKYASQVLWFTTLVSKKENLSSIYKTLKKVNAVSVKTIEMSQGQKNSRIVAWSFLNNTEQKSWKF
- a CDS encoding thiamine diphosphokinase gives rise to the protein MSSHHIVRDDQEPALIIANGAACNPELLGQLLEWSPLVIVLDSAIERVIELGIKVDVLLGDFDRGFDPEVYKTSQYPIEIVHTPDQDKTDLEKAFDYLVKRKIPAVNVVWATGKRADHTITNLTNIVRYRDLIKIVILDDHSKIFLLPTKFEKWYTAKTPISLIPIGVVNGIYSTNLEYPLQNDTLTMGYRTGSSNSVEKDGLVTISHSNGDLLLMECFD
- a CDS encoding RidA family protein, with the translated sequence MKHLISLLLCVFTFQTKAQTFKNPDSLFNPTPYGFSHASSVKTPGELVYISGQSGGLGKEHILSPDFREQVQTALKNLTTILNSYQLKPENVMKITVLIVDHSSEKLKIWEEEIGRTWKTKPFPASTLIPVPRLALDNMQIEVDAVAFKVN
- a CDS encoding DinB family protein, with product MLIETLKILFNRDLNKLKFEIESYEYENHIWDIEKNISNSGGNLCLHLIGNINTYIGAEIGKTGYIRNRPLEFSLKDVPRSELIQKIEDTILVVNNALDSLTEDDLTAVYSQIVFEKEMTTGFFLVHLAAHLGYHLGQINYHRRLLD
- a CDS encoding GyrI-like domain-containing protein, which translates into the protein MEARIETLSEKKLIGKHIEMSFIENKTFELWSSFMPSRKNIKNTIDDNLYSLEVYTLDHFDNFDPSKTFQKWAAVEVQNLDTIPENLETLIVPDGLYAVFVHYGPASEAHKTYHPIFTEWLPNSKYTVDNRPHFAVMDHKYKKDDPDSEEEIWIPIKNRD
- a CDS encoding DUF4249 domain-containing protein; this translates as MKKVVLLIVLLSSSFFISCEDVVDVDLDTAPPKLVIEAAINWEKGTTGKQQVIKLTTTTGYFENTIPTVSGAVVYIKNSSGKQFNFIEIQKTGRYICNDFIPKINETYTLTVTSGGYTYTAAEILKSVAPITRIEQNNEGGFTGKDIEVRAYYNDPPDEDNFYLYKYLYSNKITSNYYVDEDKFFQGNEFFSVSDDDDLKPGDEIEITHIGISKQYYNYMSILVSIAGSNTGGPFQSPPATVKGNIINTTDKANYPLGYFSLSEKQTKKFTIQ